One genomic window of Mercenaria mercenaria strain notata chromosome 2, MADL_Memer_1, whole genome shotgun sequence includes the following:
- the LOC123562721 gene encoding UDP-galactopyranose mutase-like, with translation MVKNEQVHYNRTPLNSEEMALSRVGLKLYELLFKPYTFKQWNKTPAELGPSVLARIPVRNNSDNRYFSDKFQALPKNGYTELVNNMLNSPQITIRLNIDYFDIRKSIKCGKHILLDQLTDITQKGLAALEYRSLSFERKVIKKVDYFQPASVVNHPNPKDNFTRIVEYKWFPNQQHLSNDTVIFIERSTDDGEPYYPVPNKRNQDLYKRYKAFANNSL, from the coding sequence ATGGTTAAAAATGAACAGGTACATTATAATCGTACACCATTGAATTCAGAGGAAATGGCATTGTCTCGTGTAGGATTAAAACTGTACGAGCTTTTGTTTAAACCATATACTTTCAAGCAGTGGAATAAAACTCCTGCTGAATTAGGACCTTCGGTTTTGGCTCGTATTCCAGTAAGAAACAACAGTGACAATCGTTACTTTTCGGATAAATTCCAGGCATTGCCGAAGAATGGCTATACAGAACTCGTCAACAACATGTTAAATTCACCTCAGATAACTATACGATTAAATATTGACTATTTTGATATCCGAAAAAGCATTAAATGtggaaaacatattttactgGACCAATTGACAGATATTACGCAAAAGGGGTTGGCCGCGCTGGAATACCGATCATTATCATTTGAACGtaaagttataaaaaaagttgACTATTTCCAACCAGCTAGTGTTGTGAACCATCCTAATCCCAAAGATAATTTTACTCGAATTGTTGAATACAAATGGTTTCCTAATCAGCAGCATCTATCAAACGACACTGTAATATTTATTGAACGTTCGACAGACGACGGCGAACCATATTATCCAGTTCCaaacaaaagaaaccaagatTTGTACAAACGCTACAAAGCATTCGCAAACAATAGTCTTTAG